tttaaaataagaatGCATAAATATAAACGCCAACCAAgaaagatttattaaattaaatcaaacaaGTTTTCGCAATTGTAGCAAATGCTTCTAAACAAATTGCAATCAAACCTAGCACAGCAAGACGTTCGTGTGGCAATCCATGCAGAGAGCAGTAATGCAATGCCGCTGGAGTAGGTACCACATGTTTAGCAAATGTTATCCAACTCAAATTCAAATGATAACGAATTACATTTCAAGCCAAATAAAACGTAGTCTCGAACTGTACCCTAAGCAGAAAGCATTCACTGTTGcccaaaattattcaaaaaatctaaCCTCGCTTTAATCAGAGGAGAGCAGTAgagagttttaaattttttcgtgggtaaaataaaaatttaaacatcgcAATGGGTTCCAAAGTCAATAACCTGGGGAAGAAGTTcattgaacaattaaaatccAAAGAATTCAGGGACTATTTGATGAGGTAAGTGGAACGAATTTCATTTGATTCGTTGCACGTTTGAAGGTCAAATTCGTTTAGCACGCATTTCTGGGGCCCCGTGGCTAATTGGGGGATCCCTATAGCGGCTATAGCAGACTTCAAAAAGGATCCAAAGTTTATCAGTGGGAAGATGACTGTGGGTAAGTGTCCCTTTTTTTAGGGGGACATatggattaatttttttgtttacacATTATTACATAACTCCTAAcagttaaattatatttagacCGAGAGAAATAAATACAGAATGGTTTGATAGCAATTAAATAACAGTTTGAAAAAGGCAAAAGTAACTACCAAGAAACTAATAATGTGGTTACTCacataatttacaatttctcTGTGTCTATGTGAACATCTCCCTTTTGCTCGTGCCCAGGAGATATCcatgaaaaaatgtcaatgtTTCTGTAAACTATTACTTTACCTTGCAAGTTTCTGTGGCTACATAAAGCTTGTCAATTGCATTGAAAACTAAAGATAACATAGGTATTTTTCAAGTATTCTTATTCAAAATCACACAAGGAAAAGAATTTGTATATCTTGTCAAGATTTCTAGCAATAATCTGATTTCAAATATGTCCCTGTTCTTGGGCTGATTACTGATTGTCCATTATCTGCCAGCTCTATGTCTCTATTCTGCCATGTTCATGAGATTTGCCTGGAAGGTGCAGCCAAGAAATATGTTGCTATTTGCTTGCCATTTTACCAACGAAGGCGCGCAGTTAGTACAACTTACCAGATTTATTGAATACAACTATCTAACTAAGGAAAAACGACCAGAAGTTGCAGCGGTACAAACTGCCTAATTTGATCAAATCAAGAGGGATGGGTTGAAGAAAGTGGGTGATGGCTGTTAAATTTAACTAGGAAATATTGGGTAGCTGAACTATATTTTAGATAGGCAATTGTGGCAGGTACAGTGGGTACGTAAGTGCTGAGCAGACTCAGTGCAACAAACTCAtttattttgagttattttacCCTTTTAGtcataaagtttatttttaagcaaGGGCTTCAGCTCAATTATAGCCCTATTACTTGGGAAATTATTATGATATTACTGTCTGAAGGTATTCATATtatgattaattattgttatgtaACGGTACAATTACTGTTACTTATAAGTTGGTGGTGCGTCAAACGATCTGATAAGTAATATATTAGAAATGTGTAGgcaaatattataattttgctCCTCTTGGTTATATTACTCTTACATCCGTCAGATTAGCAGTTCTTCATATAGAGTTGATAGTTTTTCCCAGTTCTATATTTTCATAAAGAGCGCCTTATCAACTCATAACAGCAAATAGCTCGTGTTTTCATATCGATTTAACTTGAACTTTTGTTGCCATATGAAGTGGGATTCTAGTGGATatacacaaatattatattttattattattattgttatgaatattttgtgatttttattatttataagctTCCATTGTAGTGAGGGATTCTTGGCTATTTCTTATGAAATCCATGGATGGAGAAATACTCTTCttgaaaacaatatatttacaatacTTCCTCTTTTATGTGCCAACATCTCTATTGCTCAGCATACTATCGCGCTATTAATCATTAATTTCTCAACAACAGCGCGTTCTATTGCCAGTTAATATCAGTGGTAAACAATCACAAAACAATAATACCAATATAGCAATATCACAAACATGCACCTACTCagagtttttgattattattttggcACTGTTATTTTTGGATCACATGTTATACGTATTGACATTTTTAGCTCCATACCACGTGTGTGTTAATCTTACGCTTATTTTGAGATTAGGTACGTAGGTGTCTGAAATTTGACTGTACAAAATCATTCTGCTCAAATATACATGTGtacattaaagattttttccgACTGATAGACACTCCATTGTTACTAGTGCCTGTTGTAATATCAGTCCTTGCAATCACTCTTTCTAGTAACAAATTAAACATCTGAATATAGGTAGGATACAAATTCTGttaacaaatataatatattttagttaCAGCAGTGGTCTCATTACCTCAAGAGTTAATCAGATACGGTAGACGAAGGGCGGATTCAGGCATTCGCACGAGGGCGCGCTGATGTCGGCAATAGGGCCGAGTTACTGACGCAGTGGCAGAATTCGCTGATTTATCGCTAAAAGTTATGGCGTTTGAGTTCTGGTGAAGGCTGTTATAACGTTCAAATGGGCTTTTATggtatagaaaaaaaatagctaTCACTATCCTTCAAATTGTTCAATAGATAAAAAGACGCAGAGAATTAGAAACTTCGTAGAACCATGGGAAAATACAATACgtcttgaaaactttttatattaaatctacATATAAAATTTGCACAGTACAGAATTGGTCTTTATAAACTAATTATTCttaattaaatgattaaaCAACCGATATATTGCTTGCAAATGGCTATGTAAGAAAATGCATCTGAAATTCGAAGCAACACTATTTCTATTtggcaaattcaaaaaaccaatttttcgcCATTGGCTCATAGCTGTCCACTGACAGCTTTAATGTATCTCTAACAGCAAAAATGGCTTTAGTTAagaataacaataaacaatgaTATTAGTCTACTTTTGCTTTAGCTAAGAACAAAGCACttgtaaagaaattaaatttttacactTGTGAAACACTCCTATTTGGAGAGTTATCTCAGCTTTTCATTGCTCTCGCACACTGGCCCAGGTTATAGGTAACTTTGAGATATTCCATCAGTCTGtttttatatagaaattattttttgtaataatcaTCCACATGGTTCAATGAAGGATGTTCCTCGTAACTGGAAAACGAATATGACGAATGTTCCTTCTTGATCATATCTGCAGCTTTCTCGGCTATCATCACGACTGCAGCGTTTGGATGACCAGACACATGGTCTGGTATTATACCCGCATCTACTACTCGCAATCCATGGATCCCATGCACCTTGAGTTCATGATTTACAACTGCCGTTCGAGGATCAGGCCCCATCGAGGTGGTTGCGATAGGATGGAAAAGctagaaaaaacaataaaacgttCAGATAAGAACCTAAGATGTGCCAGATACTTACAGTGGTGGCAATACTCCTTAAAGCACAGTACCACCAAGGTTTTGTGAGCTTTTCGTACTTGTAGTCACAATCGGGGAAAGGGATGATCAACAGTTCGGCATGCAGATTCTTGAAGGCGTAGGTGTTGTTGAGTGATAAAGCTGCCAAGACTCCTAAGTACATGTTTTCAATGTCTCTGCCTTCAGGATCGGAGAAGTAGTTCGTGTCAATCAGAGGATAATCTCGGGGGTCTTTGGATTGCAAGGTAACGGTTCCCCGGGAGTAAGGGTGTAGAAGTTCGATGTTCACGCAGAAGTCGGTCAAGCCGTTAAGGGCTCTGAATGCGTTGATATGAGCGTCATCGAAACTAAAAAGAAGTTAATtatgatttcaaaaatgacgCAGATGTAAAGACGAAATATCTTTAATATCTAAAGTATATCATACGCTAGTACATTTCGGAACGCAATTTACCACTTCTTATCCAGCATCTCCTTATTCAACTTGTTTCTTACCCGAATATATAGGCCAAATCTGACGTAACTAAAGGGGGACCGAAAAAGAACATTTCTATTTCCGGCCTACTGTCCTCGGGTCcttcaaagttgaaaaaactgATAGCAGTCTGGCCAAGATTAGGAGTAAAAGGCCTTTCGTTCTCAGTCCACGCCTTTACTATTTCCAATATGCTCATATCATAGAATTTTTTATCAGTTCTTAAAAGAGACTTGGTAAGTTTACATAATTTTCCTCGCATGCTTATCTACCTGTAAAACACCCCCGGGAAGAAGAGATGATCCTGTAAATTCCTCCCTACAGGCAAATCCTCAATAACCTCAATGTCGTGCTTGTAGAGTTCTTCAGCAGGTCCGATTCCGGACAACATTAAAATCTGAGGGGAGTTGATGGATCCCGCAGAGACAATCACTTCTTTTCTGGCAGTGGCGTAGCAGGTTTTTCCATCCTTCACATATTCGACCCCATAAGCCCTTTTGTCTTTAATCAGTATCTTTGTGACTAAAGATCTAGTGCTTATGATTAAGTTTTTACGCTTCCTTGCGGGGTCTATGAAAGCGTGGTAAGTGCTGGCTCGTACGTTTCTGTCCAGGAAAATCTGTAAATTGCTGACTCCATCTTGGTCAGCTCCATTATAGTCCACCAATTTCTTGCCTATTTCCTGATGACCCCTGATAAGCGCCTCGGACTAAATgtaataagtaattttctttattctccAATCAATTTTAGTTTAGGAGTAATAAATTACTCACAAGAAAAGGTATTTCTTGGGGTATTCCAATTCTTTGCGGTCCGTTGAATCCATGGTATTCTCTATCGATGTTGGTGGTGAAGGTGGCGTGTTCAGGTTTTCGAAAGTATTGCAGGATATCGTCGTAGCCCCATCCAGGGTTACCCATAGCTTCCCAAATGTCGAAGTCTTCTCTGTTTCCTCGAACGTACAttccaaaattaataacgCTGCTGCCTCCCAGAACATGACCTCTTGGGTAGAAACAGCGATCATTTCTAGAACCTTAAAAACCCCGATTAATGACATAATGGTGACTGCAGATTAAATCATGGCAAAGTCGCGTTTTTCTAagcttaaaatttcacttggaAACGTTTCTTTGAGGCGTTTGCTACAGTATTATTTTCTCGCCCCTTTGCCTAAATTTGACACAATatcaatatcaatttttaatttaagtttcgCAAGGGTTGAAATGAAGATACATGGCGACAGTTCATTTTCGTACAAAACTAAGTAATTCTCGGCTTCCTCCAGAATATTATTGATTTAAGCCCGTTTCTTACCCAAACAACCGTATCGTTGCTTTGTAGTGTTGTAGCCCCAATTCAACCCGGAGTGATGGAGGTATACACTTATGCCCAACATGTTAGATAAAGTTGGAGATTCTTCACCGGCCTCTATAGCCAACACCTTGTAGTGTTCTTCGGTCAGTCTATTGGCCAATACGCCACCTGCAGTTCCTGTTCCGGCAATGATAAAGTCAAATTCCTCATTTCCTATTAAAGAAAACTCAATTAGCTAGTGTTCAAAAGAGGTTAGTGGTAATTTAATACACATTTTTGTAATATCGAGCTAAGTTCTTGGTTATTTCTTAATTCGTTATCACTTTTTACCGAAACCGAACgtatttctaattaatttgaatttttgaactaTTAATAGTTTCCTTTTACTGACTGCGAAATCAAGGTTTTAGCTGTTACTATTGCGATAATAGATCTACACAGTGGTAGGCGATAATGAAGTGCTTCAAAAACGCATTTGAACCCGTCTAGAAGGCCCAAGTTTAGGTAATGGTATGTATTTGGAATGGTGCAGGCTTTCTTTTGGCCATTAAAGAGTACGTTGATTAACAACGCTTGGTAGGTTCGTACATCAGGTGCCCCTCATCCGAAGGAAATTTGGTCGAATACCAATAACTTGCTTCTGTCCACAACACAATTTTgttcttaatttgtttaacttTTTGTTGGGCTAGGTCAATGAATTTCAACCATTTCGCCGCTTACCTGGAACACTGCCTGAACTAACTTTCTTAAAATGTGTACGGAGGTTTGAGAATTGCTCACTTACGCACACCAGACCCTTCACGGTAAGATCTTTTTTAGTCTGATAGCGTTGGACTCACTAACAGGTTTCTGCTAAATACCCACTAAAATCCCTTTCCTCTCTTCATCCAGTTGTCCTCTCCAGAAACCGCTACCAACCATTACTGCGGATGGGGATCTGAACTAATTTGAATTGAGTTTACAAGCAGAATTTCCGACTTTTTGAGTGGAGAATGATCGTGCAAATGAGTCTACCTAAACTTCAAGAAAGTTTCCAGGATTAGGACACCTGGTAAAGTTTAAATATTCCGCTACTTTCATTTCACATGTTGCAATGTTTCGTCCTATATGCCCTCTTCAATTCCACCACTCGTTTTTTCATACTTAATGAGAACTTCGGAACGTTCCATTCAACActtcatttaattattaatattcagTATTATGTGTAATGTTAAGTATTACCCATGGTTTAAAGGTAAGCACCTACATTCTAAATGCATTATTTGTGCGTTAATAAATGCTCTTACTGTAAACAGTATCATAATCGTAATGCACTCTACGATCTAATTACACAGATGGCTTACGAGGTTTTATTTGCGATATGCGAAACAAAGGcatttagtttaatttaaatgtccaAGAAGAGaaagtttgaatattttccttgaTAAACATACGAGAAAACCGAAAAATCCTTCTTGGAAAAACGAATGAGGTCAAGTTTTCTCATATGGGTCTCTGTTGGTTCGCCAAGAGTCTCTCAAGTAACTGATTTTCTCGTAAGATGTGACCTGAGTCGAAATCATAAAAGAGCTTCTGGCTTAAAAATCTGTATAAAGGCTCGATGAATCGAGGCGACCCGTTGTacttttaagcaaaaatttcTTGAATCGTAAACACATTTTGTGACAATTTTTCTTGAGCGCTCCTGAgcgaaaataccaaaaaagtTCTCTTGGGCCTAAACCGTAAATGACCCATAAAATTTACCTTCGTGACACGGATCCACTGTTGCATACCTCCGATGATAAAACCGATCATTATTTCTAAACACCTGATAATTCCTATAGCGTCCCATGACGTACTCAATCTGCTCGGTCAGGGATTGGAAATCGAACAGTTCAGGAGAAAAAACACTGGGCAAATATAAACCAGACTCATTCCTATTGTGATGGTCTTGATGGTAATGGTCGTGATGGTGATAGTGATCATTCACTTGATGCACATGCTTCTGTTTCGGAACGTATTCTGCGTGTTTGCCGAAGAAACCGCCGAAATTGCCGAACCAATTTGCATCCGAGTGCCCAATCGCGGTAGATAAAAGTACCAACGCTATGGAACTTAACAGGCCCATTTTCGCTTGGGAACTAGTCAATCAATGTCcactgttttttcttttatattagcTGGCCGCTGATTTTTCAATGGTTCCGATCGACCTCTGTACCATTTACCGGTAATAAGAAGTAAGAGAGACTCGGAATTTCCTTGTGGGGGTAGTTGGTTTACTCCGAATTGGTTGTCTgtcatttaattatttaattggaatttgaaataattaagagATATTTATTTGGTGTTGCATTTGGTTGTAGCGCCGCTCAGCTCAACCTGCATTATATtagaatattaaataattaaacgaTTTTGGAGGATGTTAATTCATAACAATGTTTATCAGGAATTGGTACGACGGAACTATAAGTCATTATCGCGTTATGCCACTTCTTAAACTTCCGGTCGTCGATATCTCAGAAATCCCTAAAGAACCGCCTCGGCGAATAATTCGCAAGAACCATTTCGTTGAGGTCTAGAACGGGCTGTGACAtctcaatgaaattttccaaattccgGAACCGCTTTGATTCTCGTTCTCGCGGTTTGAAAGCGTCCTCATGAAAATGCCTCAAATTGCATTTAAACACCTCTAGGCCGAGTGCCCGTCCGTAGCTATTCGCTATTCTCAGAACTGCAGTTAGAACATCCAAAATCGCCAAGGAGGTCTTGGAAACAAAACACTCACGCTTTACTTGTCGGTATAGATGGCGTCTCGGGGCTGCCTGTAATTTCGCTCGcggaaaatatcaaaattcggacgaaaatgcgaaaaacatttggaaaattttgtgCGGAGTCGTTAGGGTAATTTCACAGAAACGTAATGAGTATCGCACGAACTTTTACCTGGCCGGAAATAGGTAAAAATCGAAGTTCAAAAATTcggtttaatttgacaatgtCGGGAATGTTCTTTTGTTCGTGCTCGGGTCTCCGAAGTTGCGCATCGGTCTGGTGGCACATTTCGATAAAACTTAAACCGAATTTAACTAAAAGTTTCATGACGCAAAGTCAGTGACGGACATGTGACCATCCctcaaaacgaaaataaatcataaactGTGTTTGAAGTGAATATTTAACTTGTATGGAATACTCCAAAATTCTCCGTTCCAGTCGCCGAGTCATGGTTTGGTGAGTCATCGTTCCAGAAGGTTGATTTCAGATAAGTCGTTGATTGATTATTGCATCTAACTAACCCTCCTTcttgtttttataatttttattactgtGTTGCTGGTTACTCTATGCAATATTTGATAgtgttttgcttttttatgTATGCGAGGTTGACCTCTCGTATCCCTGTTTAGTGAACAAAAAGTGGGTTTAATTCGATAAAATGTATTAACTTTTTCGTGGTCCACACCTTCTCGATAGCGGTTAATTGataacgatttaaaaaagtcCAGATAAACACAAAATGAGTCGATTTTTTTATCCTAATCTacgcttttaaaaaatcagaagcAGTTAGCCGATTGAATAATGAATTAAACTCGGTAACTAAGGTTATActagaaaatataattttctataatacataaattatataatttcattatttttgagaCAAATTAACTGCGGCATTGTGAAATACTGTCTATCTGCAAGAGCGCTTTCCTTAACCCTGACAAAATCAACCTTGATTGTTTTAGATTATTCAGAAATTTCGCAAAATGTGCggtttactaatttttttatgatatttcaatAGCAATAATGAGTACAATTTACATAAACTATAGGGAATTTCACAATTGGGCATAAATTAACAGTAACTTGCAACATCACTGAGCTTCCATATAAGCATTTCAGTTACACTATTATCAGGAGCAACGCCAGGCTTTTCGAAATATTCtacttttttgagaaaaaaatgtactttgCTTTCGTTTCTTTTGTAATGCTCAATGGGCACATATCGGTTGTTATGACAATTTAAGATACaggtttttttatataactaGTTGACTGAGGAAAACCAGAATCAAATTAGAAGAGTCCAGACAAAAAACTGGTATTGACCGGTATTGTCAATAACTTATACGCGGACAATATGTCAGAACTCCAAAGCCTTCTTAGAAGAAAATACAATCAGAACACATTATACGCGATAAGAATTTTATTCCACTTGGTATCGAACACTTATTGTTTTCTATTCTATAAATTGTTAGTGAGTTACTTTTTACTAAATAATGTCCTCAGAAATTCTCAAGATCTTTTATAAGCGAGGCCCTTTAcgagaaaaactaaaatttcccCACAAATTTATACATGAAGACGTATTGACCTATTTCCGTCACATCAACcataatttagttaaaataattaacaataactaAAACAGACGTTTTGCTCTTGGGCAAGTTGCAATTGGAAAACGAATTGTTTAATGGAGTAAAAGTTGCGGTTATTAAATGTACAAGTAAAGGAAATGAAATATTGTAGAAGATCGCGATGGTTTACATACGTTGACCAAGACTTTTAGAGTTTTGATGAGTCATCacttgttaatttttcaaatttggatatTTCTGATGTTGTATTTCCGATAGGACCTTTTCCATTTTAGCCTCAATTTCCATTAACGTCCTAATTTCCTAATTCAGAAAAGCTGTGGAATAGGAAAGTTGCAGGTTATGTTCTTGTGGTTCGTGacaaaaaactttgaaaacttactcagttatgcaataatttctatgattaaatataatgaaccaaataagaaaacaactttttcacttATCTTGGATTAATCACTATAAATGTTCAATGTATAAGTAAATGactatttgaaaaagaaagtAAAAAGTCCGGTCAACCGGTAAAGGTCGTTTTGCAGCTTATACATTCTTCCTGATTGACTTTGAAAGGGAAAGAAATGTGTAATTCAGCAGAAGTATGAGCAATTCCAAGCGTgagctttatttaaattttttttggtttaaaaggAATCAGAGACAGGTAGTGAGAGAGAAATGAAACATTCAATAGAAATTGTAATACACATACAACTGTTTATTGAGACATCATAGTAAATCATCAGTCATCTTGTCAATGTTATTATTGATAGACGTTATTGAATAACAATGCCGTGCACCACTGACTTCCACTAAAATTATcaagaaattacaaaataccGGACGTCACAAAAAATCGTCCAATGTGTTTTTGCCACAGTAGTATGTATCATTGTGTATCATGTagtcaaaattgcaaaaaaaggaaaattagtGTTACTATTACAGGCGTACAATTCTATTACAATAGTCAATGAACGAAACCATTATTCTTAGCTACATCacactaaaaacaaaattattaaatagaagTAATAAACATGAAAATGGGGAAGATGCCGGGACATTGGATACAAGCTATAACATATGAAAAATACAAACCAAAATTAAtgattaaagttaaaataaaatagtaactaaaatttcaatacaagTTTTTGCTGTGATATTTTGCGTAATTCCGAGCAACGTTTTGAGTTGTCCTAAAAAGTTCACGGGAGGGGGTTTTCTATATAAACGGGtgtaatttgtgaaaatttgagGGGAGAAACAGAAGTATGTCATTCGACTCCTTACTAACAACTGCTAAACATACAATCATCACAATGCAAAAATGCATCACCAggataaaatatatatttatacatagttaaaaaaatcacactcGTATCCAGTTAAAAAACAACTCGAGTGTCATTCCCGCTAATTTCAAATCTTGTTATTGGTGCCTTGCTCTGCTAACCTACGCCATAACCATCAACGAAccgaacaataaaattttactaacattttttataaataatctaAACGTAAATAAAGGTTGAACAACATAAATCAGCAGATCGCCTACATGATGCCGTTTTTTCGTGACCCCAAATGATAAACCGAAAGACTTAACTTTATGAAGCACCACGCAGGCGTCTTACGAGAAACAAGgcaaatttagtaaaaaaaaaacaagcgCCAAGAGAGTCTTGGACCATAACGCAAAGTTCGCAATGAGCgatccaaaaataaaacataaatcaactcatttaatttaatattaggCAACTAAACACGTTACATAATCAATTTGGAACCGAAACGTAACACAATTTCgaaaacataataaatgttAGGAATGCACAAAAggcaaatttcaaatgaaaacgtTATCATTCTATTACTTAAATAGCAGATTTGGGGACACCACGACTTTTGGTAGCCTGGAATTGAAACAGAAGACCGAATCGgatcgaaaaatattaacaCTAAACCGCGctttaaatacatattttcggcctcatgaaaaaaaaaaacgtaccAAAATAACAATGCGGACCAGCacttttgaacaaatttacaaattaaaaacaaagacaCGAATCGCCACGAAACGGTCTTACCGAGTCGCGAGAGGGCGCGCGCCAGGACACTCATCCACCTCACTCGCACTCACGTTCGTCCGCCATACTCACGCTGCGCGCGCCTTCTAACTCCAGGCTCCGTACGAGTCTTGATACCACTGGTCGCCGTTCAGGGGCTGCTGCGCTAGGGGCTGACCGCCCCAACCGCCCTGTCCCCCGCTTTGGAAGCGCCGCTTCGTCTCCCCTTGATTTTGATGACCCCCGTCGAACTTCCGTTTACCTGCTAAAGAAGAATTAGTATTTGCAGAACAAcgtgtttttttacaaaatttgaggGGCCCCACAACCGATCAAGGAGAAGATACACAGGGTTCTTGGTAATTTGACGTGTTCCTTTGGGGAGGTGATAAGGGATAAGGGAATGATTAAATCGAACCCAtatatgcatattaaaaagttcattatatttttaaagaaatgctttttgaattttttttttacttttgccaCTCGATCACTTCTCTGACATTTTAATCTTCCGTATGGAGTGAAATATGTTCTGAAACATTTGCATTATGTgagtttatttattgcttaaatttaagttaaattgttCGTCTAAAGcatttcgacatttttttttttttttttaccacaaAATGACTTATTGAACACGTAATACCTTATTGAATAGCTATAGAAATGACTAAGCTTTTAGAGTAATTTGTTCGCAAATTACTTTGAAGATTTTTGCAAACTGCTTCGAAAAAGTTGGGGTGgttgagcttcaaaaattattttatgaaagttcTTACTCAAAATCTTCATATAATGCAAATGTTTCTGAACACATTTCATTCCATACGGAAGATCATAATATTAGATAAGTGATCAAATAGGGAAAGCAACATaatcaaaaagtttttattgaaaaatcactgtgaaattattaaaacaccgaattaaaaaaaaaacaaacaaaaagaaataactcaaaatctaGTAAGTTTTGGAGTATGCGTATATGGATTCCATGTACTCCTGA
This portion of the Euwallacea fornicatus isolate EFF26 chromosome 4, ASM4011564v1, whole genome shotgun sequence genome encodes:
- the LOC136338684 gene encoding glucose dehydrogenase [FAD, quinone]-like; this translates as MGLLSSIALVLLSTAIGHSDANWFGNFGGFFGKHAEYVPKQKHVHQVNDHYHHHDHYHQDHHNRNESGLYLPSVFSPELFDFQSLTEQIEYVMGRYRNYQVFRNNDRFYHRRYATVDPCHEGNEEFDFIIAGTGTAGGVLANRLTEEHYKVLAIEAGEESPTLSNMLGISVYLHHSGLNWGYNTTKQRYGCLGSRNDRCFYPRGHVLGGSSVINFGMYVRGNREDFDIWEAMGNPGWGYDDILQYFRKPEHATFTTNIDREYHGFNGPQRIGIPQEIPFLSEALIRGHQEIGKKLVDYNGADQDGVSNLQIFLDRNVRASTYHAFIDPARKRKNLIISTRSLVTKILIKDKRAYGVEYVKDGKTCYATARKEVIVSAGSINSPQILMLSGIGPAEELYKHDIEVIEDLPVGRNLQDHLFFPGVFYRTDKKFYDMSILEIVKAWTENERPFTPNLGQTAISFFNFEGPEDSRPEIEMFFFGPPLVTSDLAYIFGFDDAHINAFRALNGLTDFCVNIELLHPYSRGTVTLQSKDPRDYPLIDTNYFSDPEGRDIENMYLGVLAALSLNNTYAFKNLHAELLIIPFPDCDYKYEKLTKPWWYCALRSIATTLFHPIATTSMGPDPRTAVVNHELKVHGIHGLRVVDAGIIPDHVSGHPNAAVVMIAEKAADMIKKEHSSYSFSSYEEHPSLNHVDDYYKK
- the Mpc1 gene encoding mitochondrial pyruvate carrier 1; this translates as MGSKVNNLGKKFIEQLKSKEFRDYLMSTHFWGPVANWGIPIAAIADFKKDPKFISGKMTVALCLYSAMFMRFAWKVQPRNMLLFACHFTNEGAQLVQLTRFIEYNYLTKEKRPEVAAVQTA